DNA from Streptomyces sp. NBC_01260:
GGGCAAGAAGCTGTACTCCGTCGGTTGCGCCAGCTGCCACGGAACCGGCGGTGAGGGCTCCACCGACGGGCCCCAGCTTGTCGGCGTGGGCTCCGCCGCCGTGGACTTCCAGGTCGGTACGGGCCGTATGCCGGCACAGCAGCCGGGCGCCCAGGTACCGAAGAAGAAGGTCATCTACACCCAGGCCGAGATCGACCAGCTCGCGGCGTACGTCGCGTCGCTCGGCGCCGGCCCGATCGTCCCGACCAAGAGCCAGGTCAGCCCTGAGGGCGCGGACGTCGCCAAGGGCGGCGACCTGTTCCGTACCAACTGCGCTCAGTGCCACAACTTCACCGGCGAGGGCGGTGCCCTGACGAAGGGCAAGTACGCCCCCAGCCTTGAGGGCGTGGACCCGAAGCACATGTACGAGGCCATGCAGACCGGTCCTCAGAGCATGCCGTCCTTCCCGGACTCGACGATGCCCAATCAGCAGAAGAAGGACATCATCGCGTACATCCAGACCGTG
Protein-coding regions in this window:
- the qcrC gene encoding cytochrome bc1 complex diheme cytochrome c subunit, whose protein sequence is MKKLSARRRHPLAAVVVLLLALAATGGLYAAFAPASKAQADDTAQSLAIDEGKKLYSVGCASCHGTGGEGSTDGPQLVGVGSAAVDFQVGTGRMPAQQPGAQVPKKKVIYTQAEIDQLAAYVASLGAGPIVPTKSQVSPEGADVAKGGDLFRTNCAQCHNFTGEGGALTKGKYAPSLEGVDPKHMYEAMQTGPQSMPSFPDSTMPNQQKKDIIAYIQTVNSAQAESPGGLKLGGLGPVSEGLFGWIFGLGALIAVAVWVAAHTAKAKKS